In Candidatus Bathyarchaeia archaeon, the following are encoded in one genomic region:
- a CDS encoding restriction endonuclease: MSRQSLVKLAIQYFIRRGYTIERNSPSEDNDTQSSKRFDLIVRRGSEACPIWIKDWKRTVGVNIVINVDKIARSGGFSNPILIAEKFSEHARAYANRRGIKLITKTDILRGIKSL; the protein is encoded by the coding sequence ATGAGCCGTCAGTCACTGGTTAAACTAGCAATACAGTATTTCATTAGGAGAGGCTATACCATAGAGAGGAACTCGCCATCAGAAGATAACGATACGCAATCCTCTAAAAGATTTGACTTAATAGTACGGAGAGGAAGCGAGGCATGCCCTATTTGGATTAAAGATTGGAAGCGAACTGTAGGCGTAAATATAGTTATAAATGTAGATAAAATTGCTAGAAGCGGCGGTTTCTCTAACCCAATCCTGATCGCCGAAAAATTTAGTGAACATGCAAGAGCCTATGCAAACCGTAGAGGAATAAAATTGATTACGAAAACAGATATTTTGAGAGGAATAAAATCCCTTTAA
- a CDS encoding Lrp/AsnC family transcriptional regulator: protein MRLEIDEVDREILRMLQEDARISFRKIAERLNVSEATIFVRVKKLLKKNVIKRFTAIVSPEMLGKNITAFILIIADPKKLQKVLEAISKMDDVYEVYDVTGPYYAIVKVKTEDQNRLAKIIDEIGMIDGVISTETALVLRSIKEETKIKL from the coding sequence ATGAGATTGGAAATAGATGAAGTTGATAGAGAAATTCTTAGAATGTTGCAGGAGGATGCGCGGATATCCTTTAGGAAGATAGCTGAGAGACTGAATGTGAGTGAAGCGACAATTTTTGTTAGAGTAAAGAAACTATTAAAGAAGAATGTTATAAAGAGGTTTACAGCAATAGTTTCACCTGAAATGCTTGGCAAAAATATAACAGCGTTTATCTTGATAATTGCTGATCCAAAAAAGCTGCAGAAAGTTCTTGAAGCCATAAGCAAGATGGATGATGTCTACGAGGTTTATGATGTTACAGGTCCATATTATGCTATAGTGAAGGTTAAGACGGAGGATCAAAATAGGCTAGCTAAAATAATTGATGAAATAGGTATGATTGATGGTGTCATAAGCACTGAGACAGCGCTTGTCCTAAGGAGCATAAAGGAAGAGACCAAAATAAAACTTTAA
- a CDS encoding adenylate kinase family protein, which translates to MKVRIGIRRVIIITGTPGVGKSSVSEMLAFRINAHILSISDLVKREKLYSGIDKKRDTLIADTNKILKRVKEIILNTAGNIIVEGHFAVDVIPREDIDIVFVLRRDPRELKKVLAERSYKEKKIIENIAAEILDVCLYDAINRCGVEKVCEIDVTSRSLDDVVQEILDVLNGVRERRVGIVDWLGKLESEGELDEYLKVF; encoded by the coding sequence GTGAAGGTAAGGATTGGGATTAGACGCGTAATAATTATTACTGGAACGCCGGGCGTTGGGAAATCTTCGGTTTCAGAGATGCTTGCCTTTAGAATAAATGCGCATATCCTATCTATAAGCGATCTTGTTAAAAGAGAGAAACTCTATAGTGGTATAGATAAAAAAAGAGATACTCTAATCGCAGATACAAATAAAATTTTGAAGAGAGTTAAGGAGATAATTTTAAACACTGCTGGGAACATAATTGTTGAGGGGCATTTTGCGGTTGATGTTATTCCACGAGAGGATATCGATATAGTCTTTGTTTTGAGGAGAGATCCTAGGGAGCTTAAAAAGGTCCTTGCTGAACGCTCCTATAAAGAGAAAAAGATTATAGAGAATATTGCCGCCGAGATCCTAGACGTCTGTCTCTATGATGCAATAAATAGATGCGGAGTTGAGAAGGTCTGCGAGATTGATGTGACCTCAAGAAGTCTAGATGATGTTGTCCAAGAGATCTTAGATGTTCTTAACGGCGTGAGAGAGCGAAGAGTGGGTATAGTGGATTGGCTTGGAAAACTTGAATCTGAGGGTGAACTCGATGAGTATTTAAAAGTGTTTTAA
- the lysX gene encoding lysine biosynthesis protein LysX, with translation MNQIGLVYDRIRWEEKVLTESSKKLGLDVKLIDSKEIFLNAAENFENIRREFGDIVIQRCISYFRGLHITAIIENSGLQVINPFSVSLICGNKLFTTLALIKAGIPVPKTLVAFTNEGAIKALDSLGYPAVLKPVVGSWGRLIALVKDREAAQALIEAREEMQNSLMQIYYFQEYIKRPPRDIRILTVGDEVVAAAYRYSAEGDWRTNVARGGRTEPCPLTDEIVDLALKASNAVGGGVLAIDCMESPQGIVVHEVNNTPEFKGLYSATKVDIPKKIIEYAIKVMKR, from the coding sequence ATGAATCAAATAGGTCTAGTCTATGACAGAATTAGATGGGAGGAAAAGGTCTTAACAGAGTCCTCAAAGAAACTTGGGTTAGATGTAAAGCTAATTGATTCAAAGGAAATTTTCTTAAATGCTGCTGAAAACTTCGAGAACATCAGAAGAGAGTTCGGCGATATTGTTATACAGCGCTGCATAAGCTACTTTAGGGGGCTTCATATAACAGCTATCATCGAGAATTCAGGACTCCAAGTAATTAACCCATTTAGCGTCTCATTAATTTGCGGGAATAAGCTATTCACAACATTAGCCTTAATAAAGGCTGGTATTCCGGTTCCTAAAACTTTAGTGGCTTTTACGAATGAGGGTGCTATTAAGGCTTTAGATTCGTTAGGTTATCCCGCCGTCCTAAAACCTGTTGTTGGTAGCTGGGGTCGTCTTATAGCTCTGGTGAAAGATAGGGAGGCAGCGCAAGCGTTGATAGAGGCACGTGAGGAGATGCAGAACTCACTTATGCAAATATATTACTTCCAAGAGTACATTAAAAGACCGCCGAGAGATATAAGGATACTGACAGTTGGAGACGAGGTTGTTGCAGCAGCATATCGTTACTCAGCTGAGGGAGATTGGAGGACTAATGTTGCTAGGGGTGGTAGAACGGAGCCATGTCCACTCACTGACGAAATTGTTGACCTCGCTCTTAAGGCTTCTAATGCCGTTGGCGGCGGCGTTTTAGCAATTGACTGTATGGAGTCACCTCAGGGAATAGTTGTACATGAAGTTAATAATACCCCCGAATTTAAGGGGCTTTATTCAGCAACTAAAGTTGATATCCCTAAGAAAATCATTGAGTACGCTATTAAGGTGATGAAGAGATGA
- a CDS encoding [LysW]-aminoadipate/[LysW]-glutamate kinase: protein MIVLKIGGDIFKRGLNENLSNDIRKVLEDEKLVIVHGGGDEVTEIAEKLGKKQIFVTSPDGLRSRYTDEETVEIYTMVMAGRINKAIVRWLISQGISAVGLSGIDGALIMANRKKKLIIVDERGRKRIIDGGFTGKICRVNPQLLKILINQGYVPVVSPVAIGEEKEYLNVDSDRAAGQIAGALKADKIVFLTDVSGVLLGKEYIKRISLSSAKEILPKIGSGMDKKIIASIEALEAGVKEAIIACGLIESPIVSALNGLNGTVITPE from the coding sequence ATGATAGTCTTGAAGATTGGCGGAGACATATTTAAGAGGGGACTTAATGAGAACCTGTCTAATGACATAAGAAAAGTCTTAGAAGATGAGAAGCTGGTTATAGTTCATGGGGGCGGAGATGAGGTTACTGAAATAGCTGAGAAACTTGGCAAGAAGCAGATTTTCGTAACATCACCAGATGGATTGAGAAGTCGATATACTGACGAGGAGACTGTGGAAATATACACCATGGTTATGGCGGGCAGAATAAATAAGGCAATAGTTAGATGGCTTATAAGTCAAGGAATATCAGCCGTTGGACTTTCAGGCATAGATGGAGCACTTATCATGGCTAATAGAAAGAAGAAACTCATAATAGTTGATGAAAGGGGTAGAAAACGCATAATCGATGGAGGGTTCACTGGAAAAATATGCAGGGTTAACCCTCAACTTCTTAAAATTCTTATCAATCAAGGTTATGTGCCAGTTGTCTCCCCAGTAGCTATAGGTGAAGAGAAAGAGTACTTAAATGTTGATAGTGATAGAGCTGCTGGGCAGATAGCTGGCGCATTAAAGGCGGATAAAATAGTTTTTCTGACAGATGTGTCAGGCGTACTTTTAGGCAAAGAATATATTAAGAGGATATCTTTAAGCAGCGCTAAGGAGATTCTGCCTAAAATCGGATCAGGCATGGATAAGAAGATTATAGCTTCCATTGAGGCTTTAGAGGCTGGTGTTAAAGAGGCTATTATAGCGTGTGGTTTAATAGAGAGCCCTATAGTAAGTGCATTGAATGGTCTAAATGGTACGGTGATAACACCTGAATGA
- a CDS encoding lysylphosphatidylglycerol synthase transmembrane domain-containing protein encodes MKTGLFVKLATFIVLGAVIFVSYLYFFVGFNEIIEVFMSVNPYEYSLYYSMSIIVLLMSMLFYSMSWNELMKALSINAGLKRAFICCWLGNFVDLVVPFETVSGEITRTYLIHKETGGSSGKIVASVVVHRIITTVITLGGAIFASIFFIVKYEVSAEILYLLLAILLGSLFLIGSLLYLALMEETTRKIIDLPTRFIAFITRGRFNLLDLRKRAYRNLMQFHEGFKSFGKNWRVLMKSIIFSFIAWILHLSIYFLVFYALGFSSISAKIYETIIVYSISVSVQNIPIAFPLGLVEIVMTSLYMLFKIPAAIGGTATLLIRVITFWLQISVGYVIAQWMGVKNLFERKFKETST; translated from the coding sequence ATGAAGACGGGTTTATTTGTGAAGCTAGCAACATTTATTGTTCTTGGAGCGGTGATTTTCGTCTCATATCTATACTTCTTTGTTGGCTTCAACGAGATTATAGAAGTCTTTATGAGTGTTAATCCCTACGAGTATTCACTCTATTATTCTATGTCGATTATTGTTTTACTGATGAGTATGCTGTTTTATTCAATGAGTTGGAATGAGCTTATGAAAGCCCTATCAATAAATGCAGGTTTAAAGAGGGCTTTCATCTGTTGTTGGTTAGGGAACTTCGTGGATTTAGTAGTTCCATTTGAAACGGTTTCAGGTGAGATAACAAGAACTTACTTGATCCATAAGGAAACTGGTGGCTCTTCAGGGAAAATAGTCGCATCGGTAGTTGTTCACCGTATAATAACAACGGTTATAACTTTAGGCGGAGCAATATTTGCCTCCATCTTCTTCATCGTGAAATATGAAGTAAGCGCTGAGATCCTTTACCTTCTCTTAGCAATTCTTTTAGGTTCCCTCTTTCTAATAGGGTCTTTACTATATCTAGCTTTAATGGAGGAAACCACTAGAAAGATTATTGATTTACCAACAAGGTTTATTGCCTTTATAACCAGGGGACGTTTTAACTTATTGGACCTCAGAAAGAGGGCTTATAGAAATTTAATGCAGTTCCATGAGGGGTTCAAGTCTTTTGGTAAAAATTGGCGTGTACTGATGAAGTCCATTATTTTCAGTTTTATCGCATGGATCTTACATTTAAGCATATATTTCTTAGTATTTTATGCGCTAGGTTTCAGCTCGATATCGGCAAAAATTTATGAGACAATTATAGTTTACTCGATAAGCGTATCTGTCCAAAATATTCCAATAGCTTTTCCGCTGGGACTTGTTGAGATAGTTATGACGAGTCTTTACATGCTATTTAAGATTCCAGCGGCTATTGGTGGAACAGCAACTTTACTTATAAGGGTTATAACATTTTGGCTTCAAATCTCAGTTGGTTATGTAATAGCTCAATGGATGGGTGTAAAAAACCTATTTGAGAGAAAATTCAAAGAAACATCAACTTGA
- the argC gene encoding N-acetyl-gamma-glutamyl-phosphate reductase — protein sequence MRVGIFGASGYVGGELLRLLLAHPKVEVTAATSNTYADEYVYRVHPNLKGQTTLKFIKSDPFKVANLCDILFISTPHGVSSTFMPHLIEVGLKVIDTSADFRLKSPDDYVKWYGWSHKSPDLLKKAVYGLPELHREEIKRAQLVAVPGCMATAGILALAPIVKSGKIEGNRIVIDFKVGSSGAGAKPSLSSHHSEHYSIVRPYKPVGHRHTAEIEQELKSLSNEDIRVSMSAHAVNMVRGILSTCHTFLRSPIIAVEIWRLYREFYASEPFIRFIRDVKGIYRYPDPKIVVGSNYCDIGFEIDEHTNRLVILSAIDNLMKGAAGTAVQDMNIMCGWDEREGLRYSALHPV from the coding sequence ATGAGAGTTGGTATTTTCGGCGCCTCTGGATACGTTGGCGGCGAGCTTTTACGACTGCTATTAGCACATCCAAAGGTTGAGGTTACTGCCGCAACGTCAAATACCTATGCGGATGAATATGTTTATAGGGTTCATCCAAATCTTAAGGGGCAGACAACCCTTAAATTCATAAAATCCGACCCATTTAAAGTAGCCAATCTATGTGATATATTATTTATATCGACACCTCACGGTGTATCATCAACATTCATGCCCCATCTTATAGAGGTTGGTTTAAAAGTTATTGATACAAGCGCAGATTTCAGGTTAAAGAGCCCAGATGATTATGTCAAGTGGTATGGCTGGAGCCATAAAAGCCCAGATCTTCTCAAGAAAGCTGTTTATGGCTTACCTGAACTCCACCGTGAAGAAATAAAAAGAGCACAGCTCGTAGCTGTTCCAGGCTGTATGGCTACTGCTGGCATACTTGCATTAGCACCAATCGTTAAATCTGGTAAAATCGAGGGAAACAGAATTGTGATCGATTTTAAAGTTGGTTCATCCGGCGCCGGGGCTAAGCCATCCTTATCCTCGCATCATTCAGAACATTATAGTATTGTTAGGCCCTATAAGCCTGTTGGACATAGACATACCGCTGAAATTGAGCAAGAGCTTAAATCGCTATCTAATGAAGATATTAGGGTTTCAATGTCGGCTCACGCAGTTAATATGGTGAGAGGTATACTTTCAACATGCCATACTTTCTTAAGGAGCCCAATAATAGCTGTTGAAATTTGGCGCTTATATAGAGAGTTCTATGCTAGTGAGCCATTCATAAGATTCATACGTGATGTTAAAGGGATCTATAGATATCCAGATCCAAAAATTGTTGTCGGCTCAAATTATTGTGATATAGGTTTCGAGATAGATGAGCACACAAATAGGCTTGTTATCTTATCAGCTATAGATAATTTGATGAAGGGCGCTGCTGGAACGGCTGTTCAAGACATGAATATTATGTGCGGTTGGGATGAAAGAGAGGGCTTACGTTATTCAGCCTTGCATCCAGTTTGA
- a CDS encoding HAD family hydrolase, with translation MSNIRTVIFDLDDTLIHSGIDSKRMKASLIKFLVKVGVESNLLNESMPNLEIFRVSAESLRRKNFRENEIKSILERASLILDGVEMESLGNARLMDGALETLLALKRRGFKIGIITNGCRSYASEIIRIFSMEDYIDALVTRDDVDNPKPSPEHLLKALEILGVSPNESIFVGDHWIDALCAKEAGVKFILLKSGKRGDERGSNSKNAENMAASIISGLRELLRLLKE, from the coding sequence ATGTCTAATATAAGAACTGTAATATTCGACTTGGATGACACATTAATTCATTCTGGAATAGACTCTAAAAGGATGAAAGCTTCATTAATTAAATTTCTGGTTAAGGTTGGTGTTGAATCGAATCTTCTGAATGAGAGCATGCCTAACCTTGAGATTTTTAGAGTCTCCGCTGAAAGTTTACGTAGGAAGAATTTTAGGGAAAACGAGATAAAGAGTATCCTTGAGAGAGCTAGCTTGATACTTGATGGAGTTGAGATGGAATCTTTAGGTAACGCTAGGTTAATGGATGGTGCGCTGGAAACTTTGTTGGCGCTAAAGAGACGTGGATTTAAAATTGGAATCATAACTAATGGATGTAGAAGCTATGCTTCAGAAATAATTAGGATTTTCTCGATGGAGGATTATATTGATGCGCTTGTTACCCGAGATGATGTTGATAATCCAAAACCTAGCCCTGAACATTTACTAAAAGCTCTTGAGATTTTAGGTGTATCCCCTAATGAATCTATTTTTGTCGGCGACCACTGGATAGATGCCCTTTGCGCTAAAGAAGCGGGGGTTAAATTTATTCTCTTGAAAAGTGGAAAAAGAGGTGATGAACGGGGTTCTAATTCTAAAAACGCTGAAAATATGGCGGCATCAATCATAAGTGGTCTGAGAGAGCTACTTAGATTACTTAAGGAGTAA
- a CDS encoding ABC transporter ATP-binding protein encodes MRDNWNGNIGMGYAVETFDLTKVFESKEDNVKRIVKAVDHVNIRVKHGEFFGLLGPNGAGKTTLIKMLCTIILPTEGTAKVNGFDIINEPMKVRSCIGWFHGETGGRSLYWRLNAEDNLRFYAYLQNVPKDVAEKRIQALLEFFELTKDKKKLVKDYSTGMKVRVMLARALLHNPPILFMDEPTIGLDTIGAVETRKLLKALNTELGKTIIFTSHNMFEVEQLCERIAIMKDGRIIVDASPSVLRDMLRNIHAVEVEIRGSSDLSEITRELLNLSIVRRVIETRNDSLNITLRLQVDDEYESIPIITSKLQSLGVKISAIRRSEPTLEDIFVKLTRGNLRED; translated from the coding sequence TTGAGAGATAACTGGAACGGTAATATAGGTATGGGATATGCGGTTGAAACCTTTGATTTAACTAAGGTGTTTGAGAGCAAGGAAGACAATGTTAAGCGGATTGTTAAGGCAGTTGACCATGTAAATATTAGGGTTAAGCATGGTGAATTCTTTGGGTTACTTGGACCAAATGGTGCTGGGAAAACTACGCTCATAAAAATGCTCTGTACTATTATACTTCCAACTGAGGGAACAGCTAAAGTGAATGGTTTCGACATAATCAATGAGCCAATGAAAGTTAGAAGTTGTATAGGGTGGTTTCATGGTGAAACTGGTGGAAGGTCACTTTACTGGAGACTTAACGCCGAAGATAACTTAAGATTCTATGCTTATCTACAAAATGTTCCTAAGGATGTTGCTGAAAAGAGAATTCAAGCCCTACTCGAATTCTTTGAATTAACTAAAGATAAGAAGAAGCTTGTTAAAGATTACTCAACTGGCATGAAGGTTAGAGTTATGCTCGCTAGGGCTTTACTACATAACCCACCAATTCTATTCATGGATGAGCCGACAATAGGGCTTGATACTATAGGCGCGGTTGAAACTAGAAAGCTTCTGAAGGCTCTCAATACTGAGCTTGGGAAAACCATAATCTTCACAAGCCACAATATGTTTGAGGTTGAGCAGTTATGCGAAAGAATAGCAATAATGAAAGATGGGCGCATAATAGTGGACGCATCTCCATCAGTTTTGAGGGACATGCTTAGGAATATACATGCTGTTGAAGTTGAGATCAGAGGAAGTAGTGATCTATCAGAGATAACTCGCGAGCTGCTGAATTTATCAATTGTTAGAAGGGTCATTGAGACAAGAAACGATTCGCTTAACATAACTCTACGCCTTCAAGTTGATGATGAGTATGAATCTATACCAATCATAACTAGCAAGCTTCAATCCTTAGGCGTTAAGATTTCAGCTATAAGAAGATCTGAGCCGACTCTTGAGGATATATTTGTAAAGTTAACTAGGGGGAATCTACGTGAAGATTGA
- a CDS encoding ABC transporter permease has product MDVENITRIMSEDVPRRKTPIYQIVLSFVIRDFKIWWTYKFWLMLDISGIILFVITYYLFSLITTSQQIQEAGYMVGGYFTFALIGIAFQQYIHFAVQSINESIREEQWNGTMETILSTATDFKIFLLGEVCFSFIVSSALLLMSLLVGIALGAEFYTTPSSILTAIILTILLIASHMDIGILSAGVIMKVKQGSPVTWAFSWLSQLVSGVFYPLKLLPWYLEWVGRAFPLTYSLDGIRLCLQSGKDLTHPAIISNIISLIIFIIIATPIALYIFKIGYDAARRDGSLGQY; this is encoded by the coding sequence ATGGATGTTGAGAATATTACTAGAATAATGTCTGAGGATGTGCCGCGTAGGAAAACACCCATCTATCAAATTGTTCTGTCATTCGTTATTAGGGACTTTAAGATTTGGTGGACATATAAATTTTGGCTCATGCTAGATATTTCCGGAATAATACTATTTGTTATAACATATTATCTTTTCTCATTAATCACGACATCTCAGCAAATTCAGGAAGCTGGTTATATGGTTGGCGGTTACTTCACATTTGCTTTGATAGGCATAGCATTCCAGCAATACATCCACTTCGCTGTCCAAAGCATAAATGAGAGTATACGTGAGGAACAGTGGAATGGAACTATGGAAACCATTCTTTCAACAGCAACAGATTTTAAAATATTTCTTTTAGGCGAAGTCTGCTTCTCATTTATTGTCTCATCAGCCCTGCTCCTAATGTCGCTGCTTGTAGGGATAGCTTTAGGCGCAGAATTCTATACGACACCCTCATCAATTCTCACAGCTATAATATTGACCATTCTTCTAATTGCAAGCCACATGGATATTGGTATATTAAGCGCTGGTGTAATAATGAAGGTTAAGCAGGGTAGTCCAGTAACGTGGGCATTTTCATGGCTTAGCCAACTTGTTTCAGGAGTTTTTTATCCACTTAAATTGCTACCGTGGTATCTTGAGTGGGTTGGAAGAGCTTTTCCATTAACATACTCTCTGGACGGCATAAGACTATGCCTTCAGTCAGGTAAGGATTTAACACATCCAGCAATAATCTCTAACATTATAAGCCTAATAATTTTCATAATTATTGCAACACCAATAGCCCTCTACATATTTAAGATTGGTTACGATGCCGCTAGAAGAGACGGTTCATTGGGACAATATTAG
- a CDS encoding ABC transporter permease produces the protein MKIEDVIDLFRGDETRVLSEIKHVWAIFWANFKIFLSYRTWVIMETISTIASVAMYSFMGLQVDARRVALAGYGEVDWLSFALVGVATANYLWMCISRLSHSLQHEIREGTLEPIITSPVNMRSYIIGQSIRGFLVSGYFMLGVLLVGVWVLKVPLIINLETTLSFIIVVLLMVLSYAGIGIMAAGLILVYKKGDPLTFLFASVTEFLGGVLFPLKYLESFPALYFLAWFMPYTYALDAARRILLNGATILSPLVLMDVAVLIAYTVIFIPIGLRVFRWGINRIRYEGTVATY, from the coding sequence GTGAAGATTGAGGATGTAATCGACCTTTTCAGGGGCGACGAGACTAGAGTATTATCTGAGATAAAACATGTTTGGGCCATTTTCTGGGCTAACTTCAAGATATTCCTGTCTTATAGGACTTGGGTTATAATGGAGACTATAAGCACAATTGCCTCGGTTGCCATGTACTCATTTATGGGTTTGCAGGTTGATGCGAGAAGAGTCGCTTTGGCTGGTTACGGTGAAGTTGACTGGTTATCATTCGCCCTAGTTGGAGTTGCCACAGCAAATTATCTCTGGATGTGCATCAGCAGATTAAGTCATTCCTTACAGCATGAGATTCGTGAAGGAACTTTGGAGCCAATAATCACATCACCAGTAAACATGAGGTCATATATTATTGGACAATCGATTAGAGGTTTTCTCGTCAGCGGCTACTTTATGTTAGGTGTGCTTCTTGTAGGAGTTTGGGTTTTGAAGGTCCCGCTAATAATTAACCTAGAGACAACCCTATCGTTTATAATAGTGGTACTGCTGATGGTTTTAAGCTATGCTGGAATAGGCATAATGGCTGCTGGACTAATCCTCGTATATAAAAAGGGTGATCCGCTTACTTTTCTATTCGCTAGTGTAACAGAATTTCTGGGGGGAGTTCTTTTTCCACTAAAATATCTTGAGAGTTTTCCAGCATTATATTTTCTTGCTTGGTTCATGCCATACACGTATGCTTTAGATGCTGCGCGCAGAATCCTACTTAATGGCGCAACGATACTCTCACCATTAGTTCTGATGGATGTTGCTGTGTTAATCGCTTACACGGTAATTTTTATACCCATAGGATTAAGGGTTTTTAGGTGGGGTATCAACCGCATAAGATATGAGGGAACTGTTGCAACATATTAG
- the lysW/argW gene encoding alpha-aminoadipate/glutamate carrier protein LysW/ArgW — protein MAFKSRCPECDAEIDIPDDAISGEIVSCPDCGLDLEVKFNESGSINLKPAEIEGEDWGE, from the coding sequence ATAGCCTTCAAATCAAGATGCCCTGAATGCGATGCTGAAATAGACATTCCAGATGATGCGATTTCAGGCGAAATTGTTAGCTGCCCAGATTGTGGATTAGACTTGGAAGTTAAATTTAATGAGTCCGGATCAATTAATCTTAAGCCCGCCGAGATAGAGGGTGAAGACTGGGGCGAATAA